GGAAATTAAATGTGTTTGACAGAATCTTTAATCAATTTTCACTCACTGTTAAATCTCACTGCGTTCAGGACTTCCAAATGACTGTAGCATAGGTTGTTTGAAAATGTAACTTAGGACATTCTTTCATTTTTTCTGGATCATGCAAACACTTTGTATATATTAACAACCTAATGTGCAACAAGGACAAAACACTGGCTGCATATTTACTGCATGTGAACAATTGACGTGACAATTAATTAACGGTAACAGTCTTCAAGTACCAAGAAAGAAATCACTCAGAACAATGATTTGGCAGAGCCCAAATGTGATTGATGGTGATTTTTGTTATAGCGGGTAGCAGAAGAAAATAATAGTATTATTGGATAGCAACAAACTGAAAAGCTCAGAATGTAATGATTTGACTTTTGTCACAGGATGGAAAATGAAATCAAAGCACTTGAACAGCTTGAGGTACAGATCTCAACCAATGAGGGAATTATATTGAAAAGGTTGAAAGAAGTTGAGAAATCTCCAGAAGATATCATAAAGGTAGGGTGAATTCCTGTTCTATAAACGCTACTCAAAATCAGTAGAAGAGTATATTGTGGAATTATGAAACAAGAAAGGTTGTACAGATATAAGGTGCAGTTTCAGCCAGAGAAAGACTGGGACTTTCGCTACTTCTTTTCATACTTTTGGCTCTACCTGTGGTTTGCTCAATAATCATAATTCACTCTTTTTGACTATTTCCTCACAGGCTGTGAAGGCTGAAGCCCAAAAAGGTAAAACCTTGCTCTcgatctgaatttttttttaacaagatttTACAGATGGTCCTGTAGCAGGAGTaataggcttttttttctttaaatacagagCCAATTGCATATGTTTATTCCGAGATTTCGGATCTTCCGGAATTTTACAAACCTTCAAAGCTGAAAAAAATGGCAAGTCCAGAACCTGAAGCAGATAATGATCAATCCAAACAAGGTAGGAAAGTAGTTTTGATGTCaagtaaatgaaaacaaagcaaaattcAATTTATATACATTTAACAAACCTTATGCAGTCTATATTTCAGCAGGTTGCACGATTTATGTAATTTtctgtaaaattaaaataaatccaaaACCTTATGTATTTTTCCAAACCATTGTGATATTGTTGAAATGTTGTTCTCTGTGCAACATTTTCAGTCATTACAACATTTCATTTCTCCTCAGCCTTGTTTGCAATGGAGATCAATGTGCAAAAGGACATGAAGACTGGAGAAAGTCAGGTTCTGTCAACAGCAACTGTCTCGGCTGAGGAGTTTAAAAAGAAAGGGATTAAAGTATACGATGATGGAAGAAAATCTGTTTACGCAGTGCATTCTGATGGGGGGAACAATCACAATGGGCTAGAGGAACTGTCCCCAGTTGAAGTAGAGGAGCTGTTAAGGAAAGCCACGGAAAATAAGTCTGCTTTAGAATACCACGAACCAGTGTTCTCAAGCCCGTACAGCAGACCCTCAACCCCAAAGAAGCATGACAGTGAGCAGATCAGCCCAGAACCAAACAGACCACAACCAAACAGACCCCAAGAGATGTGTGACAGACACACTCCTGTTAAATCAGAACTTCACAATGAAAAAGCTCATTTTCAAGATGGCGTAGACCATTCGTCTCATTTCACAGGATCTCAGTTGGAAGGACAAAAGCGCCCAAGCAGAaataaccaaaatattttaaaaaatggagaCGGACCACACATGTCCAGAAATAACCAAAAACCAATGCAGATTCCTTACCAGGACCCAAGGGAAAACCATTGCGCAGCAGCATTTCTTAATTCAGGGTACAGTAATGGTCAGTCATCTTTAGTCCATCAAGAGGATACCAAATACAACGTTCTACACGCTGTGCCTACTAATGTTGAAAGCGAGGAACCAGTTACCATGATATTTATGGGTTATCAAAGCATAGAGGATCAGGATGAAGCTGTGGGTTTTGAGGGGGCTATTAGGGCTGAACTGGTAGTTATTGACGATGATGATGTTGACCACGATGCACAGCCATCTTACCATCCTGATGGGCAGCATAGCAAGGTTTCCCATCCTGCTATCAACTCGAATGCTGGTCAGTATCTTCCAGACCCACGAATAAACTTGAACATGAACAACGGGTCACCTCACATAAATTCAATCCCGTTGCAAGAGAAAGAACCAAGCTTGACTCATTCTCCCTACCACATGTATTCTGAAGGGCCAATGACTGGAGATGGTACCCAAGACCCTTCAATGACaggtataaaaaagaaaaaagcatgctGCTGCTCAGTCATGTAACTGTCTAATCAGACACTAACATCCCTTTCTTCTGTGTGACGGTTTCCATACACTGCATCTGTCTCTGTACCTGTTTGCTGTATACAATGCATGCTGGCATTACTCACCTTAATATGTGTACTTCTTGTCTTGTGATTTTCTTGCTGTTAATCTTTATTCTATTTTTCTGTTCTTATTAACACGCATGTCAGACTCTTTCTGCCTGCTGCCTGctactgttttgtaacctttGACATAATCAAAAGTTTTCTTGAAATCTTGTCGTCCTATATATCTGTTTCTGTTTAGGAAGagtttgataataaaaaaaatactgaaaatttCTTAGATTCCTGCTTAATTCTTTGAAATTACCATGCTTCACAAACACTTAAATAACAGATTTGCTTTATGTGCTAAAACAGCATACAGTAGCATAAATAACTGTAGTTTctatttttaccttttttatttattttacatttttatcttGATCTGTGATGATAcaaaacatcttaaaaaaaacaatatagatAAACCAGTTTGTGTGAGAGTGAAATACTGCAGCCcctgtgttttactgtgttttatttttcctttcataTTTCAACTGCAATGTTTAAGATGCAATGTTTACAGCTGAGGATAGATGTGCTCCTACAGTTGATAAGCACAACACACACATAACTGGGAGataagtaaaacataaataaaaactgctttgTATGGCAAAGGGCAGATTCATAATTAAATAGTTTGAATTAAATGTGTGAAATTCTACAGTgcataaaaagttaaaaaattgTAGTTGGGGCTAAGTGACGAATTAAATCAAACACTATTATTAAGCAAATGTCAGTTAACAGCACAGTATAGTATATTTCTATTTCATAAGAAAAACGAAAAGCTTAAAAACGTGCATTTACTTGTATTCAGTGGGGACACAAACCTATGTAGAATACATTACCTCTTCATATTCCTTGAGAACCAATTCAAATAGAGGCATCTTGTACTGTAGAGGTGAATAATGAATGTTCCTATTTAGAACACTTAAATAATTAGACACTAAAATAGTAACATTAAGCATATTTTTTAGACATTGGTTTGCCCTGAAATTATAGTAATAGtgtactggaagttaaataatTCCTTTATCAGGGGATGGCATGCTTTCATTATGTATATGTGTTGCTGTGCATCAGTAATAGGTGTTTGGTACAAAGTTAATTAATTTGTTAGGGTTGAACCCCACAGTAAATTTGGTCAAATTTAAATCCCACAAGAAAAGTAGTTATAAAGTCTCATTAAATTATTTGCAAATTATAACATCAAAAGTTGGGACAGATTAATGTCTGTCTAATACCTAACTATTTCTATTAATTGCTTTTTGCTGCAAAGGATAGCGTTGGTATTCTGTGAATAAAGTGCTTACTTTGCCACTGTCTGCAATGCCAGCTTTCCTACACTTGCTTTTGGAACCTAAAATAACAGCTAACCTAGCAATACCAGTAAATATTTCAATGTAATTAATTAGGAAAGGGGGGGTTGCCCAAATAGTATTTGTTTGCGaagacatacaaaaaaacaatacaaataatggcTGGGGTATATTGATGTATACTGAGCTCAACAGTTGTTCCTTGAATTTTGCTTTGTCTGTACTCATTTTCTGTAAACTGTCCCTATTCATTTACACACAAATGGAAAACTTTATTGTAGATGTGCTGATTAAATACCACCCTTCAGAAATACATAATTGATTAGAAAATACTCTTCTTTATTCACAGCACTAAGACTGAGAATGGCAAAACTAGGCAAAAGAATGATGTAACATGCCAAGATGGGATTTCAGTAGCTGCCTTAAGGATTCCATGAAGGCAAGCCAAAGAAAGGATGTCCACCGCCCGAGACTTCTTTTTTGCACAAACTGCACCAGAATCAACTATTCAATGACCATACAGTTTATTTCTATGAGATATGAAACTACTCAATACACAAGTGCATTAGAAATCTATGTTTGTTCAGGGGGAAGAATatatctaattattattattattattattattattattattattattattattattattattattattattattattattatcaataagatatttgtttagtttgtttatggCCATACTCACTATATTCACTTAAATAAAATGCCATATTCATAATGAGTGCCTTTAAAAATCAACTCATGCTGTTTTTCTGGTTGTTTGTGTTTcacatttaatattgtattttgtaatagaTTTATATCTGTAGTAAATTGTTTGGAAAAAAAGTAATCCAATGTCTAACTAAGTCCTATCTTAAATTCCAGTACAGTACATGAAAATGTAGATAAAAACTATTACTATATTGATAAATACAATTCTGCTGTGCTCCAAACTTGCTGATGTTGCTTTTACAGAAACAATTAAAATGGAGTGAGTCTATTACAGGTGTTTTAGTCTTTTTATAACAAATAGTTTGTAGTTTCTGTAAATGTCTTATGGCTGGTTTCAAACACCCTGGTTAGCACAAGTCTTGGAATGCCTTAACTgtatggttggtttcacagaccctggttaccACTCGTCTTGGGATAACATGAGCTAATCCAAGACTAGCACTAATCAAGTACAGTGAAACCCACTTTTAATGTTCaggaagtattattattattgactatacaaatatattcacaaactacaaagtaaatgtttttaatcaaatattcATATTTAATGCAATAAAAAGTGTTAATGACACACAAGATTTAAAAGCTGCACAATGATATACCGGTAACTTCaggcaaagaaaacaaaatgtctgcCTGGTCACTAGCACCTCCTAGTGGTGATAATGAGATGTACAATCAAAGGCATTTTCTTTTCCAAGGCACCAAACAAACTGTTCAATCTTGATCACAATGTCATTTCCAAAGTAAGCACTGTTATTTTATACTAATTATCGTACAAATAAGCTGTtaattgttgtttattaataaaatgttcAGTTACTAATCTCAGTAATGCAAATATTCAGATAGTCATTCAGTGctgataaaaaaattaaaataaaaaagctgtcGATACATTTTACAGAATTATACAAAAACATATCTATTATTGCAGCTATATGTGGTAAATATTCCACATGAATAGTGAGTTGCAGTTCTTTAAGAGTGTAACAATTAtatctgaaataaaatgaaatacaagacCTTGAACGATTTATTTTACATAACACtcttttgaaatattttatatttctatGGATAAAACAGAGGATCTACTGCCATTGGTCAGTTCATTCCACATTCAGTTACTGTCTCCACTGGTTTATTCAAAGGCAGATCTTGAAGCAAACAGTTCTGCTTTGCAAAGGGCCTTGCAGCATTTTCaaggtaagatttttttttttttcaaagactgCTCTGGAACGAAACACTCCAGAAGAGCAGAGGCGTCTCTTTATGTAACTGTTAACAGAAGGCAGCAGAATGCTGTGATTTGCCACCCACAGAGGTGTTTGGTTGAATAGGAAAGCAGGGGTTTTGTAACTACTGAACTTGCAGCAGTAGacacttattaaaaaaagtcCACCGACTAATTAGGTGATGGCAATTTAAAGACAACAACTTTGTTTGGTATGTTTATACTTCTGTATAAATGTGCTTAAGGTGGCTGGAAATGTGTAGAGGAACACCAGCTGAATGTACAGCCTGTTTTATTCACAAGCTGTTTTGCTGCgtgggtttattttgtatttattggcCATACATTTTCATCAGTTTAACTTAGCAGATGTACTGCACTGATGTGGGTAAATATCTATATATGCCACTAATATAGCATATTTTGTTGAGGCATGCATACTGTATGATCTGATAAAACCTGTGGGAGTGTAAGTGTATACATTACTATCCCAATACTTACTGGAGTATAAAGAACAAACATATTTTGTAAGTAATTGTATTCACTGGATTTACACAAACAGTATATTACCGTGCCAGTATCGACATAGTTTTGATACTGTAATATTTGGTTCTCTATAACTCTTTTAAGTAGTCTTGAATCTGTAGTTTGCTTGTTGGCTTACTGCTCAGTGTGCCACTTTCTATATCTTTTCTCAATGATAGTGTTGGACAGAGCAATCTAATTTATCAATATGTCGATCCTGAATAGAGATCAATACAGTACCAATCTGATTGAATCATGGtgcattattcattttattatgtcAATTGCAGATCATGAATTAATACAGTT
The Acipenser ruthenus chromosome 10, fAciRut3.2 maternal haplotype, whole genome shotgun sequence DNA segment above includes these coding regions:
- the LOC117414181 gene encoding palmdelphin-like isoform X1, with protein sequence MEEAELLKERLQAITDKRRIQEDIGKKRIEIEEEKLKLQYLKKKSLREKWLMDGLSAQSPQEQEEIRKQAQDDQQQTKLLDRNIHRMENEIKALEQLEVQISTNEGIILKRLKEVEKSPEDIIKAVKAEAQKEPIAYVYSEISDLPEFYKPSKLKKMASPEPEADNDQSKQALFAMEINVQKDMKTGESQVLSTATVSAEEFKKKGIKVYDDGRKSVYAVHSDGGNNHNGLEELSPVEVEELLRKATENKSALEYHEPVFSSPYSRPSTPKKHDSEQISPEPNRPQPNRPQEMCDRHTPVKSELHNEKAHFQDGVDHSSHFTGSQLEGQKRPSRNNQNILKNGDGPHMSRNNQKPMQIPYQDPRENHCAAAFLNSGYSNGQSSLVHQEDTKYNVLHAVPTNVESEEPVTMIFMGYQSIEDQDEAVGFEGAIRAELVVIDDDDVDHDAQPSYHPDGQHSKVSHPAINSNAGQYLPDPRINLNMNNGSPHINSIPLQEKEPSLTHSPYHMYSEGPMTGDGTQDPSMTALRLRMAKLGKRMM
- the LOC117414181 gene encoding palmdelphin-like isoform X2: MDGLSAQSPQEQEEIRKQAQDDQQQTKLLDRNIHRMENEIKALEQLEVQISTNEGIILKRLKEVEKSPEDIIKAVKAEAQKEPIAYVYSEISDLPEFYKPSKLKKMASPEPEADNDQSKQALFAMEINVQKDMKTGESQVLSTATVSAEEFKKKGIKVYDDGRKSVYAVHSDGGNNHNGLEELSPVEVEELLRKATENKSALEYHEPVFSSPYSRPSTPKKHDSEQISPEPNRPQPNRPQEMCDRHTPVKSELHNEKAHFQDGVDHSSHFTGSQLEGQKRPSRNNQNILKNGDGPHMSRNNQKPMQIPYQDPRENHCAAAFLNSGYSNGQSSLVHQEDTKYNVLHAVPTNVESEEPVTMIFMGYQSIEDQDEAVGFEGAIRAELVVIDDDDVDHDAQPSYHPDGQHSKVSHPAINSNAGQYLPDPRINLNMNNGSPHINSIPLQEKEPSLTHSPYHMYSEGPMTGDGTQDPSMTALRLRMAKLGKRMM